In a genomic window of Rubripirellula tenax:
- a CDS encoding acyl-CoA dehydrogenase family protein, with amino-acid sequence MPDDEFLIVQSPTGPAITRLRDDLRILADESASAHAWPQASLQLCGRAGVYRWFLPKNAGGLGWSDEDLIRGYIRLAEADLTTAFVITQFMGALRRISASGNASMIDRWISDLASGEKFATVGISHLTTSSRHLATPILAAQATADGYRLDGVSPWVTGAPYADVFVIGATLSDGREILAAVPSDMQGVSTGDGVNLIALSGSCTDQVRFDNVCIQRDDVLVGPVTNVLSSQSGGAGGLQTSALAVGLSRAASKLLADEASRRPDLREASDELTREVDQSEASLLRAGRGEVSLSDCDPAKIRGDANRLALRSTQAALTAAKGAGFVDGHLAGRLCKQAMFFLVWSCPAPVANAHICEFAKGTVT; translated from the coding sequence ATGCCTGATGACGAATTTCTGATCGTGCAGTCCCCCACCGGACCGGCGATCACCCGGCTGCGAGACGATTTGCGAATCCTAGCTGACGAATCGGCATCGGCCCACGCATGGCCGCAAGCGTCGCTTCAGTTGTGCGGCCGGGCGGGCGTCTACCGTTGGTTCTTGCCCAAAAATGCGGGTGGGTTGGGATGGAGCGACGAGGACCTGATTCGCGGCTACATCCGATTGGCGGAAGCGGATTTGACGACCGCGTTTGTGATCACGCAATTCATGGGTGCGCTCCGACGAATATCGGCAAGTGGCAATGCCAGCATGATCGATCGCTGGATCAGTGATTTGGCCAGCGGAGAAAAATTCGCGACCGTCGGCATCAGCCATCTGACGACCAGCAGTCGCCACTTGGCGACCCCCATCCTGGCCGCGCAAGCAACGGCCGATGGGTATCGCCTTGATGGGGTTTCACCTTGGGTCACGGGCGCACCTTACGCGGATGTGTTTGTGATCGGTGCAACGCTTTCGGATGGGCGTGAAATCTTGGCGGCCGTGCCGTCGGATATGCAGGGAGTGAGCACCGGTGATGGCGTGAACCTGATCGCGCTATCGGGAAGCTGTACCGATCAAGTTCGGTTCGACAATGTTTGCATCCAACGCGACGATGTCCTTGTCGGCCCAGTCACGAATGTGTTGAGCAGCCAAAGCGGCGGCGCGGGCGGGTTGCAGACGTCAGCGCTGGCGGTGGGGCTGTCGCGAGCGGCGAGTAAGTTATTGGCTGACGAAGCGTCACGCCGACCCGACCTGCGCGAAGCAAGCGATGAGTTGACCCGGGAGGTTGATCAATCGGAGGCATCGCTGCTGCGCGCAGGTCGGGGTGAAGTTTCGTTGTCGGATTGCGACCCCGCAAAAATTCGCGGTGACGCAAACCGTTTGGCTTTGCGATCAACGCAAGCGGCGTTGACCGCAGCCAAGGGAGCCGGTTTCGTCGACGGGCACTTGGCCGGACGACTCTGCAAACAGGCTATGTTCTTTTTGGTTTGGAGTTGCCCGGCACCCGTCGCGAACGCACACATTTGTGAGTTCGCGAAAGGGACCGTTACATAG
- a CDS encoding circularly permuted type 2 ATP-grasp protein: MISSLSNYQPLANRYDECMTSDGKIRPAWSLLSKQVDQLGVDGMSERKATIDQMLKENGTTFLVENESDGRQNRPWQLSPVPLVIDANSWATVESGLAQRTRLLEALLKDLLGRQRLIKERIVPAELLAANPIFQRAYHGLPSFGGKRLHITATDMARAADGSWWVLGDRTRAPSGLGYLLENRIITSRVYPNLVRQCNTRRLAHFFESLRDHLRSLAPAMRENPRVALLTPGEDSYREFEDAYLARYLGVTLVQGTDLAVRGGRLNLKTLGGLLPIEVLWRHVSDRKCDPLELMSHSSEGVSGLLGAVREGKLAVANAIGSVMAEVPALMPFLAGASKFLLDEELQLPSVATYWCGGAKELSHVLANLDSLTVRNAFVVTEAAPVIVADLSPEAKNELVATLKARPREYVAQERLPHSTTPVWDNGAWRPWHVAIRCFQLQTSKTVEVLPGALTRLSPVENVLGRSPVSGLLTQDCWIANEHPVDNETTLLPAPDAKVALKRSGDELPSRVAEHLFWLGRYAERGEAIARLLRTTLTRLASENELDDLPELPRLIAALAAIGQIEPDYAIAPLEVSMPKLEDILPASVLDSSQSRGLQSTIRSVVHNASVVRDRLSIDAYRIIQHASSDLNAPLADRNIGRLIERMNGLIVDLLAFAGVLGESFTRTHAWQFLELGRRLERAYQTAELLSATLVPVGEGVRAVCEAVLETSDSLMTYRSRYLNLVRVAPTLDLLVTDESNPRSIRFQLDEIARVFAQLPEQSRPVGLGIDEKIALELRHHLQMADPNVLSGEDESARRVHLEQLLDRLIQRLPELSNAIAARYLIHTGATQTLTGVTAGLPGVFPKEA, translated from the coding sequence ATGATCAGCTCGCTCAGCAATTATCAGCCGTTGGCGAACCGATACGACGAATGCATGACTTCGGACGGAAAAATCCGTCCGGCCTGGAGTCTATTGTCGAAGCAAGTCGACCAACTCGGCGTCGATGGGATGAGCGAGCGGAAGGCGACGATCGACCAAATGCTCAAAGAGAACGGTACAACGTTCCTTGTCGAAAACGAAAGCGACGGCCGGCAGAATCGACCTTGGCAACTGTCACCGGTACCGCTGGTGATCGACGCCAACTCGTGGGCGACCGTCGAATCCGGTCTGGCGCAGCGGACGCGATTGTTGGAAGCCCTTTTGAAGGATCTGCTCGGCCGCCAACGCTTGATCAAAGAACGAATCGTTCCAGCAGAGCTGCTTGCGGCCAACCCGATTTTCCAACGTGCTTATCACGGCCTGCCCAGCTTCGGTGGCAAACGACTTCACATTACCGCCACCGATATGGCACGTGCGGCCGACGGTTCCTGGTGGGTGCTCGGCGATCGCACGAGAGCGCCAAGCGGGCTGGGATATTTGTTGGAAAACCGCATCATCACCAGCCGCGTTTATCCGAATCTGGTGCGTCAATGCAACACCCGCCGGTTGGCTCACTTTTTCGAATCGCTGCGCGACCACCTGCGATCGCTCGCGCCGGCGATGCGAGAAAATCCTCGCGTCGCATTGCTGACGCCGGGCGAAGACAGTTACCGCGAATTCGAAGACGCTTACCTGGCCCGCTATCTCGGAGTGACGTTGGTTCAGGGCACTGACTTGGCCGTTCGCGGTGGTCGACTGAATCTGAAAACGTTGGGCGGTTTGTTGCCGATCGAAGTGCTGTGGCGCCATGTGTCGGATCGAAAGTGCGACCCGTTGGAATTGATGTCGCATTCATCCGAAGGTGTCTCGGGGCTATTGGGAGCCGTTCGCGAAGGCAAGCTAGCCGTCGCCAATGCCATCGGCAGCGTCATGGCCGAAGTGCCCGCGCTGATGCCGTTCTTGGCCGGTGCGAGTAAGTTTTTGTTGGACGAAGAACTGCAGTTGCCGTCGGTTGCCACGTACTGGTGCGGCGGTGCAAAAGAGCTTAGCCATGTGTTAGCGAACTTGGATTCGCTGACGGTCCGCAATGCCTTTGTCGTTACCGAGGCAGCGCCGGTGATCGTCGCCGACCTATCGCCCGAAGCGAAAAACGAACTGGTCGCTACACTCAAAGCTCGCCCCCGCGAATACGTCGCTCAGGAACGTTTACCGCACAGCACAACGCCGGTTTGGGATAACGGAGCGTGGCGACCTTGGCATGTGGCTATACGCTGCTTCCAGTTGCAAACGTCCAAAACTGTCGAGGTCTTGCCCGGTGCTTTGACGCGGCTCAGTCCCGTCGAAAACGTGCTCGGTCGGTCACCGGTCAGCGGTTTGTTGACCCAGGATTGCTGGATCGCGAACGAACATCCCGTCGACAACGAAACAACGCTGCTGCCGGCGCCCGATGCGAAAGTCGCTCTGAAGCGATCGGGCGATGAGTTGCCCAGTCGTGTGGCCGAGCACCTGTTTTGGTTGGGGCGGTACGCCGAACGGGGCGAAGCGATCGCAAGATTACTGCGAACGACGCTGACGCGATTGGCCAGCGAGAACGAACTCGATGACCTGCCGGAATTGCCGCGTTTGATTGCCGCGCTGGCTGCGATTGGACAGATCGAGCCCGATTATGCGATCGCGCCGCTGGAAGTCTCGATGCCGAAGCTCGAAGACATCTTGCCTGCGTCCGTGCTGGACTCGAGCCAGAGTCGCGGCTTGCAAAGCACCATTCGATCGGTCGTGCATAATGCGTCGGTCGTCCGCGATCGATTGTCGATCGACGCCTATCGGATCATCCAACATGCGTCGTCCGATTTGAATGCTCCATTGGCAGACCGAAACATTGGCCGGCTGATCGAGCGAATGAACGGATTGATCGTTGACCTGCTGGCGTTCGCCGGTGTGCTTGGCGAAAGTTTCACGCGAACGCATGCGTGGCAGTTCTTGGAGTTGGGACGCCGCTTGGAGCGCGCGTATCAAACGGCCGAGTTATTATCAGCAACCTTAGTGCCCGTTGGCGAAGGGGTTCGCGCGGTATGCGAAGCCGTGCTGGAAACGTCGGATTCGCTTATGACGTATCGATCACGATACTTGAATCTGGTTCGCGTCGCCCCCACGCTCGATCTGTTGGTGACCGACGAATCGAACCCTCGCTCGATCCGGTTTCAACTTGACGAGATCGCGAGAGTGTTCGCACAATTGCCCGAACAGTCTCGCCCGGTCGGGCTGGGCATTGACGAAAAGATTGCCTTGGAATTGAGACACCATTTGCAAATGGCAGATCCCAATGTTTTGTCCGGGGAAGATGAAAGTGCGCGAAGAGTACATTTGGAACAGCTCCTCGATCGGTTGATCCAACGTCTGCCCGAATTGTCGAATGCGATTGCGGCCCGATACTTGATTCATACCGGCGCGACGCAAACATTGACGGGGGTCACAGCAGGCCTACCCGGCGTTTTCCCCAAAGAAGCCTAG
- a CDS encoding transglutaminase family protein, with protein sequence MTHRTHYTYSEAVAICQNQLRMQPRSSGRVVVHTSSVSIYPKPDNTFEHKDYFGNQVYSFAIESLHRELKVTASSNVSVEPIALPLATKQNGESFFEGDMPWETVVEQSRTALTLPLRVLEYRFNSPRITASDVFASYAKKSFTPGRGLFAATEDLTRRIHDDFEYNTVLTDVNTPTEKSFGLRAGVCQDFAHIQIACLRSLGLPSRYVSGYLRTIPPAGTERMVGADESHAWLSVYAGKGHGWVACDPTNACFAGTQHIPICIGRDYGDVSPMRGVVLGGGTTSLRVNVDVEPIDAVVAASGA encoded by the coding sequence ATCACTCACCGTACGCACTATACGTACTCCGAGGCGGTGGCGATTTGCCAAAATCAATTGCGGATGCAGCCCCGCTCGAGCGGTCGCGTCGTCGTGCATACGTCATCTGTGTCGATCTATCCCAAGCCTGACAATACGTTCGAACACAAAGACTATTTCGGCAACCAGGTCTACTCGTTCGCGATTGAGTCACTGCATCGCGAATTGAAAGTGACCGCATCAAGCAACGTATCGGTGGAGCCGATCGCGTTGCCGCTCGCGACGAAGCAAAACGGAGAGTCGTTTTTTGAAGGCGATATGCCTTGGGAAACGGTGGTCGAGCAATCCCGTACCGCGTTGACGCTACCGCTTCGGGTGCTGGAATATCGTTTCAATTCGCCTCGCATCACAGCCTCCGACGTGTTCGCGTCGTACGCGAAAAAATCGTTCACCCCCGGACGTGGCTTGTTCGCTGCGACCGAGGACCTAACGCGGCGAATTCACGATGATTTTGAATACAACACCGTCCTGACCGACGTGAACACGCCGACCGAAAAGTCGTTCGGCCTGCGCGCCGGCGTTTGCCAGGACTTCGCCCATATCCAGATCGCTTGTCTGCGATCGTTGGGTTTACCGTCTCGCTATGTCAGCGGCTATCTGCGAACGATTCCGCCCGCCGGCACCGAACGCATGGTTGGCGCTGACGAATCCCATGCATGGTTGAGTGTCTACGCCGGCAAAGGTCATGGCTGGGTCGCCTGCGATCCTACCAATGCCTGCTTTGCCGGAACCCAACACATCCCGATTTGCATCGGCCGCGATTATGGCGACGTCAGTCCCATGCGGGGCGTTGTGCTTGGCGGTGGAACGACCTCGCTTCGCGTTAACGTCGACGTCGAACCGATTGATGCTGTTGTCGCGGCTTCCGGCGCGTGA
- a CDS encoding tRNA-uridine aminocarboxypropyltransferase — translation MNAAEPTTEFAARCVRCFRPADRCYCASVPRVNNRTDVLILQHRREREHPFNTARIVDMALDRCRLMVDHNDALARRLGDITLAPDAALLYPTDEAPLLMELAPELRPSQLVVLDGTWHHTKTLMRDIPRLQQLRQVRLAPPKPGNYRIRREPNDHALSTLEAVIAALAENEPDTLGLSEQLSALMQAFNGMVDQQLQCPKSNWRANQRRTPGAANVPRLLLGDQSDVVVAYGEQQQGDYRSDAPPPPKGEPPRPVYWVAQRMVSGETFEMVIDNDCLHDAYFADRLQLSPSQIGSAVTLDQFRSHWQNFLHPTDTIVVPGPGTAKLLSANQLCDNTCLILKSINAPESPEIESTDPINPTRAAARLANAIAKTIRYGKS, via the coding sequence GTGAACGCGGCTGAACCAACGACTGAGTTTGCGGCACGCTGTGTTCGTTGTTTTCGGCCCGCCGATCGTTGCTACTGTGCGTCGGTGCCGCGCGTCAACAATCGAACTGATGTTCTGATCTTGCAGCATCGACGCGAGCGTGAGCATCCCTTCAACACGGCACGCATCGTCGACATGGCGCTGGATCGTTGTCGTCTGATGGTGGATCACAACGATGCGCTGGCCCGGCGATTGGGCGACATCACGCTTGCGCCCGACGCGGCGCTCCTTTACCCGACGGACGAAGCACCGTTGTTGATGGAACTAGCGCCCGAGTTACGGCCGAGTCAGTTGGTGGTGCTCGATGGTACTTGGCACCACACCAAAACGCTAATGCGTGACATCCCGCGACTGCAACAACTTCGCCAAGTTCGACTTGCGCCTCCGAAACCAGGCAATTATCGAATTCGGCGCGAACCCAACGACCATGCTCTTTCGACGCTGGAAGCGGTGATCGCGGCGCTGGCCGAGAACGAGCCCGATACGCTGGGCTTGTCCGAACAGTTGTCCGCGTTGATGCAAGCATTCAACGGCATGGTCGACCAACAATTGCAGTGTCCCAAATCCAATTGGCGAGCCAACCAACGCCGCACGCCTGGCGCAGCTAACGTGCCCCGCTTGCTGTTGGGCGACCAATCCGACGTCGTCGTTGCTTACGGCGAACAGCAACAAGGCGACTATCGCTCTGATGCTCCACCACCTCCCAAGGGTGAACCGCCGCGACCTGTCTACTGGGTCGCCCAGCGGATGGTCAGCGGCGAGACTTTCGAGATGGTGATCGACAACGACTGTTTGCACGACGCCTACTTCGCCGATCGTCTGCAGCTTTCCCCATCGCAAATCGGTTCGGCGGTAACGCTGGACCAATTTCGAAGCCACTGGCAAAATTTCTTGCATCCGACCGATACGATCGTGGTCCCCGGCCCAGGGACGGCCAAGCTGCTTTCGGCGAACCAGTTGTGTGACAATACGTGCTTGATCCTAAAGTCAATCAATGCACCGGAGTCACCGGAGATCGAATCCACGGATCCGATCAATCCAACTCGCGCCGCCGCAAGACTTGCAAACGCCATCGCCAAAACCATTCGCTACGGAAAGTCTTAG
- a CDS encoding CDP-alcohol phosphatidyltransferase family protein has translation MSKRISKSVLDPIVGPRLSALYTHLPIPRWFPPEGIVAIGHGFAILGAVGLAVSTTYWWGGLVASVGVVGNHFADCIDGRHARTTGQCRNGGELLDHFTDPLSFTYWMVGLAVACGRLDLGLVAVIVLMAMAVLTNLRAKLTGEFTLASFGPTEFKALLVGLGALMAAVMATIGAAMATGVSLVALSALCGLGLFLLPIQLIQSIREVNRCGSEPDTSEWETTRAAS, from the coding sequence ATGAGCAAGCGTATTTCCAAGAGCGTACTGGATCCCATCGTGGGCCCTCGCCTTTCCGCCTTGTACACCCATTTGCCGATTCCACGATGGTTCCCGCCCGAAGGAATCGTTGCGATCGGCCACGGATTCGCGATCCTGGGCGCCGTCGGGCTGGCGGTATCGACCACGTACTGGTGGGGCGGATTAGTAGCCTCGGTGGGCGTCGTCGGGAACCATTTCGCCGACTGTATCGATGGCCGGCATGCACGAACCACGGGCCAATGTCGAAACGGTGGCGAACTGTTGGACCACTTCACCGACCCGCTCTCGTTCACCTATTGGATGGTCGGTCTAGCGGTTGCGTGTGGACGTCTGGATCTGGGTTTGGTGGCTGTGATCGTGTTGATGGCGATGGCCGTGCTGACGAATCTGCGTGCGAAGTTGACGGGCGAATTCACGTTGGCATCGTTTGGCCCGACGGAATTCAAGGCGCTGCTGGTTGGACTTGGCGCGTTGATGGCGGCCGTGATGGCGACCATCGGTGCGGCGATGGCGACAGGCGTTTCGTTGGTTGCCTTGTCGGCGCTATGCGGACTGGGCTTGTTCCTGCTGCCGATCCAGTTGATCCAGTCGATTCGCGAGGTCAACCGCTGCGGAAGCGAACCGGACACGAGTGAGTGGGAAACCACTCGCGCCGCGTCTTGA
- the cysN gene encoding sulfate adenylyltransferase subunit CysN: MSHKSDLIATDIDAYLKQHEQKQLLRFITCGSVDDGKSTLIGRLLYDSKMVYEDHLTQLEVDSKLVGTTGGKIDTALLMDGLKAEREQGITIDVAYRYFSTAKRKFIIADTPGHEQYTRNMATGASSADLAVILIDARRDHGVLTQTKRHSFIVSLLGIRHVVVAINKMDLVDFSEERFEEICDDYRAFATRLDLPDLHFIPISALDGDNVVDRSEKMPWYSGSTLMNFLENVYIGSDRNLQDFRMPVQYVNRPDLNFRGFCGTISSGIIRAGEEVMILPSGQKSKVKRIVTFDGDIEEAFAPLSITLTLADEVDASRGDMFVKPGNLPRSKSDFDAMLVWMNADAMVPGKTYLVKHTTQTLPGTIETLKYRVDVNTLHRSPAPTLELNEIGRVSVSLSAPIHLDPYRRNRGTGAFIVVDRITNATVAAGMILDKSGDAKTKTVWDDEQSADDGTPVEVSQVSTDERSARFGQKPATVLLTGLTGSGKTAIGLAVERKLFDQGRAVAMIDGEAVRRGLSRDLGFTADDRSENLRRSGHLAHALNDAGLICIASFVAPSADVRQKVAKLIGDDRFLIVHVATPVEVCRQRDTKGQYAKADAGELPNFPGVTAPYEAPADPDLTLDTSSRSVDQCAEAVIELLRSKSMVK; this comes from the coding sequence ATGTCACACAAATCTGACCTGATCGCGACCGACATCGACGCTTACTTGAAGCAGCATGAGCAGAAGCAATTGCTTCGTTTCATCACCTGCGGCAGCGTCGACGATGGCAAGAGTACGCTGATCGGTCGCTTGCTGTATGACAGCAAGATGGTTTACGAAGACCATTTGACGCAATTGGAAGTCGACTCGAAACTGGTCGGCACGACCGGCGGCAAGATCGACACCGCGCTGCTGATGGACGGCTTGAAGGCCGAACGGGAACAAGGCATCACGATCGACGTCGCGTATCGCTACTTCAGCACCGCGAAACGCAAATTCATCATCGCCGACACTCCCGGCCACGAGCAATACACTCGCAATATGGCGACAGGTGCTTCGTCGGCCGACTTGGCCGTCATTTTGATCGATGCGCGGCGCGATCACGGCGTGCTGACTCAAACGAAACGGCACTCGTTCATCGTGTCGCTGCTTGGCATTCGCCACGTGGTCGTTGCGATCAACAAGATGGACTTGGTCGACTTCAGCGAAGAACGGTTCGAAGAAATTTGCGATGACTATCGAGCCTTTGCGACTCGATTGGATTTGCCCGACTTACACTTCATCCCGATTAGCGCTTTGGACGGGGACAACGTCGTCGATCGCAGCGAGAAGATGCCGTGGTATAGCGGCAGCACGCTGATGAACTTTTTGGAAAACGTCTACATCGGCAGCGACCGGAACCTGCAAGATTTCCGCATGCCGGTCCAGTACGTCAATCGCCCCGACCTGAACTTCCGCGGCTTCTGTGGCACGATCTCGTCGGGCATCATTCGGGCCGGCGAAGAGGTCATGATCCTGCCCAGTGGCCAGAAGTCGAAAGTCAAGCGGATCGTCACGTTCGACGGTGATATCGAAGAAGCATTCGCGCCGCTATCGATCACGTTGACGCTGGCTGATGAAGTGGATGCAAGCCGTGGCGACATGTTCGTCAAACCGGGCAACCTGCCGCGATCGAAGTCCGACTTCGACGCCATGTTGGTGTGGATGAATGCCGATGCGATGGTGCCGGGCAAGACCTATCTGGTCAAACACACCACGCAAACGCTGCCGGGAACCATCGAAACATTGAAATACCGAGTCGATGTCAACACATTGCATCGCAGTCCCGCGCCGACGCTGGAATTGAACGAAATCGGTCGTGTCAGCGTTTCGCTGTCCGCGCCGATCCACTTGGACCCCTACCGCCGCAACCGCGGCACGGGTGCTTTCATCGTTGTCGACCGAATCACCAACGCGACCGTCGCCGCGGGCATGATTTTGGATAAATCGGGCGACGCCAAAACGAAAACGGTCTGGGATGACGAACAATCGGCGGACGACGGTACCCCAGTCGAAGTTTCGCAAGTCTCAACCGACGAGCGTTCCGCCCGGTTCGGACAAAAACCGGCAACGGTCTTGTTGACGGGGCTGACGGGCAGCGGCAAGACCGCGATCGGATTGGCCGTCGAACGAAAACTGTTTGACCAAGGGCGTGCAGTCGCGATGATCGATGGCGAAGCCGTTCGACGAGGGCTGAGCCGCGACCTTGGGTTCACTGCAGACGATCGTAGCGAAAACCTTCGACGCAGCGGCCACCTGGCTCACGCGCTGAACGACGCCGGCCTGATTTGCATCGCTTCATTTGTCGCACCATCAGCCGACGTACGGCAAAAGGTCGCCAAGCTGATCGGCGACGACCGATTCTTGATTGTCCACGTAGCGACGCCCGTCGAAGTTTGTCGCCAACGGGATACGAAGGGCCAGTATGCGAAGGCGGATGCTGGCGAGTTGCCGAATTTCCCTGGCGTCACGGCACCCTACGAAGCACCCGCGGATCCTGATTTGACGCTCGATACGTCGTCGAGATCGGTCGATCAGTGTGCCGAGGCGGTGATCGAACTGCTGCGTTCCAAATCGATGGTGAAGTAG
- the cysD gene encoding sulfate adenylyltransferase subunit CysD: protein MSDYNLTHLKQLEAESIHIMREVITEFKKPVMLYSIGKDSAVLVHLALKAFYPAKPPFPLLHVDTTYKFREMIDFRENYARKELGLDLLVHINHEGLKLGIKPWEDSERHTEIMKTDSLKAALDKYQFDAAFGGARRDEEKSRAKERVFSFRDKSHRWDPKNQRPELWNVYNGRVNKGESIRVFPMSNWTELDVWQYIHLESIPIVPLYLSAPRRVVNRNGVLLMRDDDRMPLLPGEKEETKMVRFRTLGCYPLSGAVESEATTLPEVIQEMLLATTSERQGRIIDQDEGGAGMEEKKRRGYF, encoded by the coding sequence ATGTCGGACTACAACCTTACCCACCTCAAGCAACTGGAAGCGGAATCGATCCACATCATGCGCGAGGTGATCACCGAGTTCAAAAAACCGGTGATGCTTTATAGCATCGGGAAAGACTCCGCCGTCCTGGTCCACTTGGCACTGAAGGCGTTCTATCCCGCCAAACCGCCGTTCCCCTTGTTGCACGTGGATACGACGTACAAGTTTCGCGAGATGATCGATTTTCGCGAAAACTACGCTCGCAAAGAACTGGGCTTAGACCTGTTGGTACACATCAACCACGAAGGCTTGAAACTAGGAATCAAGCCGTGGGAAGATAGTGAACGGCACACCGAAATCATGAAGACCGATTCGTTGAAAGCCGCGCTGGACAAGTACCAGTTCGACGCCGCTTTCGGTGGTGCCCGTCGTGACGAAGAAAAGAGTCGTGCCAAAGAACGCGTGTTCAGCTTCCGCGACAAGTCGCACCGTTGGGACCCCAAGAACCAACGGCCCGAACTGTGGAACGTCTACAACGGTCGCGTGAACAAAGGCGAATCGATCCGCGTGTTCCCGATGAGCAACTGGACCGAGTTAGATGTTTGGCAATACATCCACTTGGAAAGCATCCCCATCGTGCCGTTGTACTTGTCGGCGCCGCGCCGGGTGGTCAATCGTAACGGCGTGTTGTTGATGCGAGACGATGACCGGATGCCGCTGCTGCCGGGTGAGAAAGAAGAAACCAAGATGGTTCGTTTCCGTACTCTCGGTTGCTATCCGTTGTCGGGCGCCGTCGAAAGCGAAGCGACCACGTTGCCCGAAGTGATCCAGGAAATGTTGTTGGCCACCACCAGCGAGCGCCAGGGACGAATCATCGACCAAGACGAAGGCGGCGCAGGTATGGAAGAGAAAAAACGACGAGGATACTTTTGA
- the rsmG gene encoding 16S rRNA (guanine(527)-N(7))-methyltransferase RsmG: protein MPLDPEFVTALSEHSIELDDAVAEKIQHYVTVMWRWNEDINLTRHTTWDLFVSRDLRDCLQLAPLLEAGEEVLDLGSGNGIPGIPLAILRPDIEVSLAESVAKRAKVLSEIVGEIGVQVTVYGARGEDLLEDFRFTSVVSRAVGSIAKFCRWIEERWMNVDRLLLIKGPKWLEERGEARHLGVLANLQLRKVAAYPLGDAEESEGVILQIWPKESTRYQE from the coding sequence ATGCCGCTCGACCCCGAATTCGTTACCGCATTATCCGAGCACTCGATCGAGTTGGACGATGCGGTTGCGGAAAAAATCCAGCACTATGTTACGGTGATGTGGCGCTGGAACGAAGACATCAACCTGACCCGTCACACGACGTGGGACTTGTTCGTCAGCCGTGACCTGCGTGATTGTTTGCAGTTGGCACCGCTGTTGGAAGCCGGCGAAGAAGTGCTGGACTTGGGCAGCGGAAACGGCATCCCGGGCATCCCGCTGGCGATTCTGCGTCCGGACATCGAAGTCTCTTTGGCCGAATCGGTCGCCAAACGAGCCAAGGTGCTTAGCGAAATCGTTGGTGAAATCGGCGTCCAAGTGACTGTCTATGGTGCTCGTGGCGAAGACCTGTTGGAGGACTTTCGTTTCACGTCGGTCGTCTCACGAGCCGTCGGCAGCATCGCCAAGTTCTGTCGTTGGATCGAAGAACGCTGGATGAACGTCGATCGGCTGCTGTTGATCAAGGGTCCCAAGTGGTTGGAAGAACGCGGCGAGGCGCGGCACCTTGGCGTTTTGGCGAACCTTCAACTTCGCAAAGTGGCGGCTTATCCGCTTGGCGATGCCGAAGAATCCGAAGGCGTGATCTTGCAAATCTGGCCCAAAGAATCGACACGCTACCAAGAGTAG
- a CDS encoding gamma-glutamylcyclotransferase family protein, which yields MIQHVFVYGTLKTGQCRATMWPAKPISIEPAWVRGQLFGRSDYPAMMPGEDRVLGEIWHFAGLDMPRVTEVLDQIEGTGQVGFPDLYVRVVVDVFGMDGHLIAAASAYHYAKSPEIDGFRRIDATDFAQWPSTS from the coding sequence ATGATCCAACACGTCTTTGTCTACGGAACGCTCAAAACGGGCCAGTGCCGGGCCACGATGTGGCCCGCCAAACCTATATCAATCGAGCCCGCATGGGTCCGCGGGCAATTGTTCGGGCGGTCCGACTATCCCGCGATGATGCCCGGCGAAGACCGCGTTCTGGGCGAAATCTGGCACTTCGCCGGTCTAGACATGCCCCGAGTGACGGAGGTTCTGGACCAAATCGAAGGAACAGGGCAAGTCGGGTTCCCCGATCTTTACGTGCGAGTCGTCGTGGACGTGTTCGGGATGGACGGTCATCTGATCGCCGCCGCCAGCGCCTACCACTACGCAAAGTCCCCCGAAATTGACGGGTTTCGGCGCATCGATGCCACCGATTTTGCCCAGTGGCCCAGTACGTCTTAG